The following is a genomic window from Miltoncostaea oceani.
GATCTCGCCGAGGATCTGGAGCTCGCGGGGGGTGAGCGCCGCGAGCGGTGAGCGCCGCGAGCGGACGCGGTCCTCGACCAGCGCCTCGACGACCGCCGGGTCGATGACCGAGCCGCCCCGCGCGACCTCGTGGATCGCGCCGACGAGCTGCTCCGGGCGCGCGACGTGCTCCTTCAGGAGGTACGCACGGCCCCGCGAGCCGTCCTCGAGCAGGGTGAGGGCGTACGCCGGGTCGGCGTGGGCGCTCAGCACGACGACCCCGAGGTCGGGGCGCTCGCGGCGCAGGAGGCGCGCGGCTTCGAGGCCCTCGTCGCGGAACGTCGGCGGCATCCGGATGTCGGTCACCACGACGTCCGGCAGGTGCCGGTCGACGGCGGCCAGCAGCGCGTCGCGGTCGCCGCACGTCGCGAGGACCTCGACGTCGCCGGCCGCGGCGAGCACCCGGAGGATCCCCTCGCGCACGAGCAGGTCGTCCTCGGCGATCACGACGCGGGTCATCGCCCGACCCTAGTCCCCCCCGTGCCGCGCTGACCAGCCCGGGAAAACGGGCAGATGTTGCGGGAAGCGGGCCCCCCGCGGCGTCGCGGAGTGGTGTGGCGGCGCCCGCCCGACATATCATCCCGGTCGTAACAGCGAATCCGGCGGACGCGCTCTGCAGAGGGCGGGCGGACGGTGCTCGGAACGAACGGGGAGAGGACCACCGGACCGCCTCCGCGCGCGGTGGGCCCCCCGGCGCCGGTGGACGGGATCCTCCCGTCATGGGTCGCCTGGTACGTCGCGCTCGGGACCGCCGGGTTCGCCGTCGCGCTCGGCACCCCGCTCGTCGTGGCCGCCGCGACCGGCGACCACCTGCGGTACCCCGTCGCGGCGGCCGTCCTCCGCGCGTGCTGGATCGGCCTCTACGCCGTCGTCGGTCTCGCCCTCGCCCGCGGGGAGGGACAGCGGCGGCTCGGGTTGATGATGACCTCGTGCGCGGCCCTCGGGGCGATCGCGAGCACCGACGTCCTGCCGGGCGCGGGCGCCTACACCGTGTCCCGCACGGCCACGCTGGCGGTCGTGCCCCTCCTGGCGCTCATGTTGATCTCCGTCCCGGAGGCGCGCGCCGCCCGGCTCCGTGCCTGGGGAGTCCTCGTCATCTCGATCCCGGTCGTCCTCGGCCTCGGCGTGGCGTTCCTGACGGTCGCCGCCGAGGCCCCGTGGGGCCAGGCGGCGAGCGACTGCGCGGGCACCTGCGCCGGCTCGGCCGTCCAGGTGGCCGACGCGCCCGGAGTCGCGCACGTCCTGGTGGTCGCCGTGGCGCTCGCGCTGGTCGCGCCCCTCGCCGTGGTCGCCCGCGAGGTCGTCCGGGCCGCGCGGACCGAGAGCCCGGTCGCGGGCAGGTCGCTGCGCTGGGTGGCGTGGCTCCTGGTGATCTGGGTCGCGCCGCTGGCCGTCGGGCTCGTGGTGATCTCCGTCGATCCGGAGCCCGGTCGCCTCAGCCCCTACCTGGTCACGACGAGCGTCATCCGGGCCGTCCTGCCGATCGCGATCCTCGGCGTCATCGTCGGTCGCCTCGCGCGGACCGCCACGATGCGCGACGAGCTGACCCTGCGACTCGCGCACGCGGAGGACCCCGCGGAGGTCGAGCACGTGATCACCGACGTGCTCGGCGACCCCTCC
Proteins encoded in this region:
- a CDS encoding response regulator transcription factor, which encodes MTRVVIAEDDLLVREGILRVLAAAGDVEVLATCGDRDALLAAVDRHLPDVVVTDIRMPPTFRDEGLEAARLLRRERPDLGVVVLSAHADPAYALTLLEDGSRGRAYLLKEHVARPEQLVGAIHEVARGGSVIDPAVVEALVEDRVRSRRSPLAALTPRELQILGEIAQGRSNAAIAAELVLTKRAVEKHVNAILAKLALPVQDEAVDRRVRAALLYLANGPHEAGADRDGARVA
- a CDS encoding sensor histidine kinase, producing the protein MDGILPSWVAWYVALGTAGFAVALGTPLVVAAATGDHLRYPVAAAVLRACWIGLYAVVGLALARGEGQRRLGLMMTSCAALGAIASTDVLPGAGAYTVSRTATLAVVPLLALMLISVPEARAARLRAWGVLVISIPVVLGLGVAFLTVAAEAPWGQAASDCAGTCAGSAVQVADAPGVAHVLVVAVALALVAPLAVVAREVVRAARTESPVAGRSLRWVAWLLVIWVAPLAVGLVVISVDPEPGRLSPYLVTTSVIRAVLPIAILGVIVGRLARTATMRDELTLRLAHAEDPAEVEHVITDVLGDPSLRLAFRDGTEWIDVHGRPIDVAADDDRGWIPLDDPYGATLVVDRALQAQPERMHVIAGLGAAALERARTVAELRAIRRRLVQVADEERHRIERNLHDGAQQRLIGMAIRVEMARETLASHPEMAPAILRDFGTDVQQVLDELRELAHGLHPPVLVDHGLPDALRSMARHAPVPVEVSAAPVGRLDPLAESAVYFCCAEALQNAVKHGGPRPRICIGLDRDGDDAVMFEVTDDGSGFAVGPLRPGTGLMGMRDRVEGVDGTLTIESAPGDGTRVAGRVPAARRRADGLVGA